ATATTGTAATACACCGGTACATGGAACGAATTTGTATAATAATTATGATTTGTCACACCGCTAATTTCACCAAATTCTTCTCTATCTTTCTTCACAAACTTTCCTGATAACCCTTCTGCTGGCGTTGCAATTACGGAGAAATTGAGTTGATGTTCTTCCGTAGCCTTATCCATTCTCTTCCTCATAAAGGAAATGATTTCATATCCAAGCTTCCACGATTCTTCATTTTCTCCATGGTGCTTTCCTGTTAACGCTACTAAACATTCTGCAAGACCGATAAACCCAAGACTTAACGTCCCTTGTTTTAAAATCGGCGCCACAGCATCTTCAGGTTGTAACGTTTCTCCGCCACGCCATACACCTTGTGAATATAAGAACTGAAAATCTCTTGCTCTCTTTGTACATTGATAAGCAAATCTCTCTAATAATTGCTTAACGCCTAAATCTAAGTAGTAACTTAGCGCTTCAAAAAATGCTTCTTTTGAACCACTAATTAGCGCTAATTTCACTAAATTAATAGAAGTAAACGATAAATTCCCTCTTCCAATTGCTGTTTCTTCCCCATGTATATTAGACATAACACGAGTACGACATCCCATATAACATACTTCACTTTCAGGTCGACCATCATAATGCACAGCATTAAACGGGGCATCTAAAAACGAAAAGTTAGGGAATAATCGCTCAACTGTCGTTTCTAACGCTAATTCAAATAAATCATAGTTCGGATCACACTCTTCAAAGTTTACGCCTTTTTTCATTTTGAAAATTTGAATAGGAAAAATCGGTGTTTCCCCTTTACCAAGTCCAGCTTGCGTCGCTTTTAAAAGTTGCTTAATTAAAAGCCGTCCCTCTTTCGATGTATCTGTTCCGTAGTTAATAGAAATAAACGGTACTTGGCCCCCGCCCCTACTATGCATACTATTTGAATTATGAACGAAAGCCTCACACGCCTGATACGTATCATTTTCTGTTTCTTTCCATGCAAATTCCTCTATTTGTTCTTTCGTAAGCGGATATGACTGCAATCGTTTTTTATGTCTCTCTACTGTTTTTCTCACATATGGAGCTAAATCAATATCAAAGAGTGCAAACGATTGACCACCGTGCTGCATATTTTGATTCGCCTGAAAAATAATTGAAGAAAGCGCCAACGCACTTTTAATATCTTGCGGTTGTCTCATATGTCCATGTCCAGTATGGAAACCGTCAGCAAGCATTTGCGCTAACGGAATTTGCGAACAAGTCGTCGTTCCTGTTGCATAAAAATCTAAATCATGTGGATATAATATATTTTGATCTATCGCTTTTTTCACTTGATCTGATAGTAAATTTGCTACAGCATAATACTTTGCACTCTCAGATGCGAACGTTCCCATTACTCCCATTGGAGATCGTCCATCTACATTTGCATTTTCCTGCATTAAATCTTGTTCATTACCGTGAATAATTGTCTCAAATACTTTCATTAATCCTTCTCCACGTACATTTTGTTTCAACATTCATAACCCTCCACCAACATGTTGTTGTCTTTTGATTAAAATCATACAACATATAGTTCTTCTGTTCCTGTGAAAAATGTAACATTCCTGTGAAAGTTTTTTTAAAAATTAATGACTTTTTCATTTGTAAAAAAGAAATGTGCTCTTTACAAATGTATGGTACAATATACGGGAAAAACTCTTTTTACCCTTTATCAACACATTTGTATAAAGGAGACTGAACTCATGATTATTACATATCTTTTATTTATCGTTGCCTATCTACTCGGTTCGATTCCATTTGCATTAGTCGTTGGAAAAATCGGTTATGGAATCGACATTCGTGAGCATGGAAGCGGTAATCTAGGCGGAACTAATACATTCCGTACGTTAGGGAAAAAAGCAGGTTTTATCGTAACAATTGCTGACATTTTAAAAGGTACATTAGCAACAGGTCTACCGATTATTTTCGGGTCAGATATTCACCCACTATGGTTTGGATTAGCCGCTGTTCTTGGACATGTCTATCCGATCTTCGCAAAATTCCGTGGGGGGAAAGCAGTTGCAACTTCTGCTGGGGTATTATTATGCTATTCACCAGTTGTTTTTGCAATATTAGCTGTTGTCTTTTTCAGCCTTTTATTTACAACAAGATACGTATCACTTTCTTCTATGATAACAGCTGTCGTTGCTGTTATTGCATCCATTGTTAGCGGGGATAAAATCTTCATTATTGCGATGTGTTTATTAGCAGGTATGGTTATTTATAAACACCGTGCAAATATCGGACGAATTATAAATAAAACTGAACCAAAAGCAAACTTTTCAAAAAAGCAAAAATAAGATCGTAACCCACATAACGCAAAAAGAAAACGTGAAGCATATTAATAGCGTCTTTTTGCGTTATTTTTTATACTTAAGAAAAAGCAACATAATTTGGAGGAACTATACATGAATCTTTCCGTAACAAAAGAAGCAGCACAATGGTATAAAAATGAATTAAACTTACAATCGGGTGAAACACTACGCCTTTTCGTACAATACGGCGGTTGCAGTACTGTGCAAAAAGGACTTTCTTTAGGTATTCGTAAAGATGACCCTGCACATCCTGCTGTTCAAACTCAAGAAGAAGGTATTAACTTCTTTATTGAAGGCGATGATGAGTGGTTCTTCGATGGACATAATTTATCTGTTACACTTAACGACGGTGATGATTTCCCTCAATTTAATTATGAAAAATAAAAAAAGCGTGGCTTCTGCCACGCTTTTTTATTTCTTTTTAATTTCCTCATATTTCGCATACCACTCAGGATATAATTTTTTAAATGATACAGGGCGGAACCCTTCTTTTTTCGCACAAATATTCGTTGTACTTGCAGTAATGCAAAGCTCACCATCACCGTTATATATTTCATAACCATATACAACACGAAGCGGGCTCACAGTATCAATCCACGTTTTCACAATTGCTTTTTCTCCGTAACGCATCGCTTTACGATATGAAATTTGCAAGTCTAATACAGGAGAAATAATTCCCTCTTTCTCCATTTCAACATATGAAAATCCTAATTCTTGTATAAGTTTAGTGCGCCCAAGTTCCAGCCACACTAAATAGTTTGAATGGTAAACAACACCCATCTGGTCTGTTTCCGCATAGCGGATTTCAACTTCATATTCTGCTACAAACATTTCTATTCGCCTTCTTTCACTTCTGCTACCTTGCATACATTTAATCATAATACAGTGGAATCAAAAATAAAATAAAAACAGTGAATCTTTTACCGAAAGGGGCAAACACATGATTCAAATTGTAACTGTTCGTAGCGGTGATAGTGTTTATAGTTTAGCATCAAAATATGGATCTACACCTGAAGAAATTGTAAAAGACAATGGACTAAACCCAGCCGAAACACTCGTTGTTGGTCAGGCACTTATCGTTAATACAAAAGGCAATAACTATTATGTACAGCCTGGTGACAGCCTTTATCGAATTTCTCAAACATATAGTGTTCCTCTCGCCAGTTTAGCTAAAGTTAATAACCTTTCATTAAAATCTATTCTTCATGTCGGACAACAATTATATATACCGAAAGGAACAAAACGAGCAGTAGAATCCATCGCTTATTTACAACCTTCAACAATACCGATCAAAGAAAGTTTAGTAAATGCTACACGTGCTATTAATCCATTTTTAACATATTTAGCCTACTTCAGCTTTGAAGCAAAACGAGACGGCACTTTAAAAGAACCTACAGAAACAGCTAAAATCGCTAATATTGCAACGCAAGGGAAAACCATCCCTATGCTCGTTATTACAAATATTGAAAATGGAAATTTCAGTACCGAACTGGCATCTGTTTTTTTACGCGACGCAATGATTCAAAACAAATTTATTACAAACATTTTGCAAACAGCTGAAAAATACGGTATGCGAGACATTCATTTTGATTTCGAAAATGTAGCTCCTGAAGATCGCGAAGCATATAATCGTTTTTTACGAAATGTAAAAACACGCTTACCTAGCGGGTACACATTAAGTACAACGCTTGTACCGAAAACAAGTTCCAATCAAAAAGGGAAATTTTTTGAAGCTCATGATTATAAAGCACAAGGACAAATTGTTGATTTCGTCGTCATTATGACATACGACTGGGGTTGGCAAGGCGGACCACCGATGGCGATTTCTCCTATTGGTCCCGTGAAAGAGGTACTTCAATATGCAAAATCTCAAATGCCACCACAAAAAATTATGATGGGTCAAAATTTATACGGTTTCGATTGGAAACTGCCGTTCAAACAAGGAAATCCACCAGCAAAAGCAATTAGCTCTGTTGCAGCTGTTGCACTAGCTCGTAAATACAATGTTCCTATTCGCTATGATTTCACGGCTCAAGCTCCTCATTTCAATTACTTTGACGAAAACGGCGTACAACACGAAGTTTGGTTTGAAGATTCACGGTCCGTTCAAAGTAAATTTAATTTAATGAAAGAACAAGGAATAGGCGGCATCAGCTATTGGAAGATTGGTCTACCATTCCCACAAAATTGGCGTTTACTCGTCGAAAACTTTACAATCACGAAAAAAGGCTGACGAAAGTCAGCCCTTTTTTCATATCCCTGTTAAAAATATATCTTTAATTCCCTCACAAAAAAGAAGAATGATAACATTCTCCTTTTTTAACCGTTATCAACAATCGGTTGCTTACCAGTTTGGTCTTGCATTTGCTTTCCTTTATTCCCACCAGCTTTTTTCGATTGTGTTCCAATTTGATTTGGTGCAAAGTCTTTTGAATTCTTTTTCGGATTACCCATTACTATCGCCTCCTTAACACTAGTATCGTACTAGTGTTAAGAATTATTCAGCCTGCTTAAAAAGTTTCATTGCATAACGTTTTTCAATACGTTCTTCAATTCGATCGATTGCATCACGATCGCTTAATAATTGTTGTTTATTTTCATTTACAAGTTCTTCAAACGATTTGCGGCGACTTCTTCTCATGTTGCTCACCCTTTCTCCTTCGCTTCATTACTACATAGTATGAGCAAATGAAAAACTCTTTAATCAGATTTGCAAGAAAATTTTATGTTTTAACAAAAAAAACCCATACGCAAATATTACGCACGGGATGTTTTTACATCATTATATTTAAATATTTTTTAATTTCTTCCTCAGCATCTTCTTCATTCACTCTATATTCATGCAGTGCTCGCAATACAGAATCGTATTCTTCTAAAATGTAGCTCTCTAGCTTCAAAATGTCCTCTACACTGTCAATCATAATTCTCGTGTTGCCAATCTCACTTTTCAATGCTGCCTCACACGTTAAGCTCGTACAAATACCGATTACATCGTCTTCCATTTTTTCTGTTAACACATATTTCTTTCGCCCGTTTACCTTCATCCTAATAATTGGGTAAAAAGCTTTTATATCTAAATAGCTCCCGACATTCATACAGCGAATCCATTCAATATCACGTTTATTTCGCATAAGAATTTCTTTTACTGCTTCGTATGCTACCGTTTCATCAAGTACTTCTTTCTGCACTTTTCTTTTTCCTTCTTCTTCAATAGATGCACATTTTTGATAAACAGCTGCACACGTAATACAGTCGTCAAATGCATTATGAGAACTTAGACGAATTCCAAGCATTCGCTTTAACGTCTCAAGTTTATGATTAGGTGCGTACTTCATATATTTTTTTGCTAAAAACACAGTGTCAATCACCTTATTTTTAGGTTCAGGAAGCCCAAGCATATTTACATTACTTTTCAAAAAGCGCATGTCAAAAGAAGCATTATGAGCCACAATAACATTTGTATGTAAAAATGCTAAAAATAAAGGTAATACTTCTTCAATTGTCGGTGCGTCTGAAACACGATAATTTGTAATGCCTGTTAAACTCGTAATCCGGCTCGGAATTGGCCGCTCTGGATTCACATACGAAACAAATTGATCTACTAGTTCATGATTGCGATATTTCACTGCCGCTACTTGAATAATTTTATCATTATAAGGGTTAAATCCTGTTGTTTCAAAATCAATTACAACATAATCTAACGGTAAGGATACATTCCCCACTCTACACACTCCTTTATCTCTAAACGTTTATATTTCTTTCACCCCGCTATTTGCGGGCAGTAAGACTCTCACCTCAAAATTCAGCTGTAAAGCAAAAAGGTTTAGTGGGAGATCAACTGCCCGTAAATGCCCGATTGGTGCGGGCTAATAATCAGCAGGGGATGGACACCCCCCACTGATTAAAGTTTCACTTTATCATATCACGAAGTTATTACTCCATGAAAAAGAAAAGGCAGAAATAGCCACTTCCCATCTCTGCCTTCTCACTTATTATTTTAATTTCTCAATCCGTTTTTCCATCTCTTTTTGTGTCATTGGTCCAATAAACTTATCTTGAATGACTCCTTTTGTATCTATAAAATAAGAAGTTGGAATCGTAATTACTTTATACGCTGTTGTCACATCAATGTTCTTGTCCAATAAAATAGGAAAAGTAATTCCTTTTTCCTTCGCAAAGTTGCTTACCTTTTCTTCTCCCCCACCTTTTTCTGAAGGAGTATAATTTATTGCTAAAATTTCTACGTTTTCTTTATGCTCTTTATAAAAGGTCTCCATATCAGGCATTTCTTTCTGACATGGGCCGCACCACGTTGCCCAAAAGTTTAAAATCACTTTCTTTCCTTTTAAATCTGATAACTTTACATTCGTTCCATCTAACTTCGTTAATTCAAAATCAGGTGCATTCTTTCCTATTTCAATACCATTCCTTGCAATCATCTCTTTCATAGCAGCTTCACTTTTTTCTTGCTTCCCTTGTACTACTTGATCTTTTTTACCAAACTGATCATAAGCTGCATATCCCGCTAAACAAAGTAACACTACAATAATCGTAAGCTTCCGCCACATTTTATATCACCCTAACGTGTTTATCTTCTTATAACATAATCATCAAAATACTATATACCTTATTTTAGCTTATACGGACAAGCTTGGAAATATTCACATTCGAAATAGTCGGAATATTTTTAACTAAGATGAAATATTTTCCTTTTTATCATATAATTAGAAAAACATATACAAACTGCGAGGTGATATGTATTTTACAATTACTTATCAACCCTTTTTCTTTTGTTTTCTTCACTTTACCATTACTATGTATTTCTTTTAGCGGCTTACTATACAAATTCAAATGGGCTGCAATTATTATTTCTTTTACTGTTCCACTTATATTTTTCATTATCGTCTCTGGATTCGATATACACCTAGCTTTACAAAACTTAGACGCTTGGATTATTTATAGTGCTATTTATTCTGTACTTTCCTACATAACAGCAGCGCTAATACGAAGAAAACTGCACATGTAGTGCTTTCAAAAAGGGGGATTTTTATGAATTTATTTGAAAAAATACTATTATATATTCTTAGTTTTATATTTTCCCCAATCGGGATTATCACTTGGATCATCTCGCTCTTCAGTAAAGATCCTGAAAAAAAGCAAGTTGGACGTATTTGTCTCTATATCGCTTTAATCTCATTTATTCTTTTAGCTGGTCTCGGTCTTCTTAGTTTCTTCACGATGACTACCACTACTATACAATAGTTACAGAAAGGATGATTATTTTGGGAGAACACCCTATTATTAAAGAACTTCGCTATATACGAATATATTTAGTTGTTTTAGTAATCGTTCTTTTATTTTTCAACGGTGAAAGAGTCACTGAAATTTCTACAAATCACGATTCCATAGAAAATATTCCCACCAGTAATATGACTCAGATTGCTGAAAATACGTTTGCTATTCAAGAATATAATCCATCACTAAGTAGCGAACGTACAGTCAAGATTTTCAATTATAATCCGGATACAAATCAACTTACTCTATTCAAAGAGTTTAGTACTAACGATCCTGAGTCTTATACGTATCAACTTAATAAGAGTGAATAAAGATAAGAGCGCTATGTAGCTCTTATCTTTTTATTAGCATCTCTTTAAACAATGACTTACAATTTAATAATTCTCTAGGATCCCCACATTCCGCAATACTTCCATTATTCATAACAACCACCCGATCCGCTATCATCGCACTCTCGACATCATGTGTCGTCACAATTCTCGTTACATTCCCCCCTAGCCCTTTAAGCATATTCCAAACCACTTCTTGATTGCTCGGATCTAATCCCGCAGTCGGTTCATCTAAAATAATGAGATTCGGATTGGATGCAATCGCTCGCAATAACGCAAGACGCTTTCTCTCTCCTCCCGAAAACTCTTCACCGCTTTTATGTAGTACAGTCTGAATACCTTCAGATAAACTCCTAATAATCGACTTCGCATTTACAAGTTCAATATTTTTTTCTAACTGTTTTTCTAAGCCCCCTTCCCCAAAATACATATTCTCTTTTACTGTCGTTCGAAAAAAACGTGGTTCCTGCCATATAGTAGTCATACGAGCTTTATTACCGTAATAAGTAATACTACCATTAGACGGTTTATATAAACCCGTGATTAATTTTAAAAGCGCCGTTTTTCCTGCACCACTTTCCCCCACAATGATAATGAGTTCGCCAGGATTAATTTGCAAATGAATATTTTTAATTCTACATCTCTCTTCACCGTTCTCTTGAAATGAAACGTTTGTTAATTTCATTCCCATCGCTCTTTCTACATTTCTGTATTCAGCCGGTATATCTAAAAAGCCAAAAACTCGACTGGCCGAAGCGATAGCAACTTGTGTCATCATCAATAAATCACTTGCATAACGAACAGGGTAAAATAACATCTCAATTGTAGCTAATACCGCCACAAGCGAACCTACTTCCATTTCCCCCTTCATTATTTTTTGTGCACCTATAATAAGAACGACTACATATGCGCCTGTTTCTATTACCGTTCCAACTATCCCAATACACTGTTGCAACATCGTCTTCTTTACTTCTGTTTTATAAGATTTTACTGTCACTCCTTTAAATAAGCCAATTGCCCAGCTCTCTTTTTGTAAACTACGCAAATCTTGTATACCTTTTACAAATTGTGACATCATCTCTACAACAATTGATTGATTTTTTTGAGCAATACTCGCAATATTTCTTACTTTTTTCCCCATAAGCATTGGAACCATTGCACTTAAAAATAAAAACGGAGTTATCCACCATATGAACTGTACATCGATATGTTGTAGCGCTATGAACGCACCAATAAATTGCGCAAGTGCATGAATATATTCAATTAATATAGATCCATATAACCGTATCCAGTTCGGAATATCAGACACGACCAAAGTTTCTAACTCTCCTTGCTTTACCTTCTCACTCTCTTCAAACGGTAATACGAAAAAATGTCGTAATACATCTATACGCTTCTCTCGTAATATTCGCTGACTTGCTTTTGAGCTTACATAATCAAATAAAAGATTGTTCACCCACATCAAAAAGCGGCTCCCTGCAAACAAAGCAATATATACATACGCACCTTTTAACTCCCGCTGAATAAGGTTATCTACAATTAGCCCCATAAATAGCGGACGGGATAAATTTAAAATGGCAGCTACTATCCCGCTACAAATCGCACTAATTAGCAATAGCTTTTCTTGTAGTAGCGGCAACATTATTCTTCTATACTCATTCATTGTCATTCCTCCAATTTTGCATAATAAAAGGAAAGGGATGAAACCAATTTGGTTTCATCCCTTTCCTCTTTGTTTACTCATATTATTTTAAAAACCTAATTTCCAAAACATAAAATAAAAATCACTACTTTATCTAGGGATATTCTTCTGCCAACGACCTATTAAATGCCGATATGTATTACTATATAAGTTTCATTAAAATAGCAAGTGTATTTATTGTCATATGAACAATAATAGGCACGATCAATCTATTAGTTTTTACATATAAAAAAGCATACACCAATCCTGCTAAAGTATAAGGAATAACACTTGCCAACTCCATATGAAGTAATGCAAATACAAGAGACGTAATTAAACACGCAATGTAGACATTTGTTCGTTTGCGTAACGTATCAAGAATAATTTTTTTTGTTAAAACCTCTTCCATTACAGGACCGAAAATTGCAATATTCACTATTATAAATGGAAAAGATATAAATTTGGTTTTTATCATTTCTGAGTGTTCTGAGTTAGGATCCATATTAAATACAACAATAGCTATTAATCCATAAATAGCTTGAACTAAAAAATAAATAAGAACACCATAGATACACCATAATATAGTTTTTTTTGGCGGATAAGCATTAGAAGAACCTCTTTCAATATCAGGTTTCATCAATATTAAAATTACTATAAAAGCTAAAAAATAACCTAAGATTCTACCATAGGCATTGGCCGCTTCCGTTGTTAAATTAAATAAAGTTATAAAAATCGGTTCGAATAAATAAATGGACAAGTAAAACAGTATGTAAGTAATTATGACTCCCCAATATCTTTTTGGCATATTCCACCTCTTTTGCAGCAACTATTAGTTGGATTTTTTATTCATTTCGAAAAATATCTTATCGCATGAATATTCCTTTCATTTAATTTTACCATTAACAGGGGATATGCAACTTTAATTCTCCCTTAATTTTACAAAACGCTTTAATCCATCCCACATTAACTGACAATAAGGTTTCCACTTAGAGGCCTTTAAATATACCGATGTTTTTTCATACTAAAGAGGGATGAGAAAATCTCATCCCTCTTTAAAATATACATTCAACAAATATTGTTGAATCCGTTTAGTTCGACACTTTAGACTCTTCGATTTTCGAACGAAGAACCATTTGCAAGATACCACCGTGACGATAGTAGTCAATTTCAACTTCACTATCGAAACGAGCTACTACTTCAAATTGCTTCTCTTTTCCTTCTGAATCGATTGCAACTACTTTTACAAGATCGCGTGGTCTAACTGTTTTGTCAATTTGAATTTCAAATGACTCGTTACCAACAAGACCTAACGTTTCAGCGCTTTCGCCATCTTTAAATTGTAATGGTAATACGCCCATTAACACTAAGTTACTGCGGTGAATACGCTCGAAGCTTTCTGCGATTACTGCTTTAATACCTAATAAGTTTGTACCTTTCGCAGCCCAGTCACGAGAACTTCCCATACCGTAGTCTTTACCAGCAACAACTAGAAGGCCTGTGCCATCTTCTTTATACTTCATAGCAGCATCATAGATAGATGTTACTTCACCAGTTGGCCAATATGTTGTATATCCGCCTTCTGTTCCTGGTGCGATTTGGTTTTTAATACGGATATTTGCGAATGTACCACGCATCATAACTTCATGGTTACCACGACGAGAACCGTAAGAGTTAAAGTCAACTGGTTGTACGCCGTTTTCTAGTAAATAACGTCCTGCTGGCGTGTGCTTACCAATTGAACCTGCTGGTGAAATATGGTCTGTCGTTACAGAATCACCAAATTTACCAACGATGCGTAAACCTGATAATGTTTCAACTTCACCTGGCTCTTTAGATAATCCTTCGAAGAACGGTGGGTTTTGAATGTATGTTGAATCATTATCCCAAGTATATAAAGCTTCATTTGAAGTTTGGATTTCATTCCAGCGCTCATTGCTGTTAAACACTTGTGCATATTCTTTTTTGAACAATTCAGATGTAACAACACTTTGAACTACATCTTCAATTTCTTTAGCTGATGGCCAAATATCATTGAAGTAAACAGCATTACCATTTACATCTTTACCGATTTCATCATTTTTCAGATCAATATCAACAGTACCTGCAAGTGCATATGCCACAACAAGTGGTGGTGATGCTAAGTAGTTTGCTTTTACAAGTGGGTGAATACGACCTTCAAAGTTACGGTTACCAGATAAAACAGATGTTACTAATAAATCATTTGCTGCGATTGCTTCTTCTAATTCCTCTGCTAATGGACCAGAGTTACCGATACAAGTCGTACAGCCGTAACCAACTGTTTGGAAACCTAATTGATCTAAATACGTTGTTAAACCAGACTTATCTAAGTACTCTGTAACAACTTTAGATCCTGGTGCTAATGATGTTTTTACGTAACCAGGTACTTTAAGTCCTTTTTCAATTGCTTTCTTCGCAACTAATCCCGCTCCAATTAATACGTATGGATTTGACGTATTTGTACAGCTTGTAATCGCAGCGATTGCAATTCCGCCTGTTTTCATCGTTACTTCTTGATCTTTTAATGTAACTTTCACTTCTTTATCAAACTCTTGCTCATTGAATCCAAGTCCTTGTGTTCCAACTGGTGCTACAACAGCTTTATGGAACTGTTCTTTCATATTTGAAAGCGGAATTAAATCTTGCGGACGTTTCGGTCCAGAAAGGTTAGATTCGATTGCATTTAAATCAATTTCAACAAGATCAGTATAGATTGGATCTTTACTGTCTGCTGTATAGAATAAGCCATTTGCTTTACAATATTCTTCAACAACGCGAATTTGCTCTTCATCTCTACCTGTTAAACGTAAGTATTCTAATGAGATATCGTCGATTGGGAAGAATCCACAAGTTGCGCCGTATTCTGGTGCCATATTTGAAATTGTTGCACGGTCAGCTAAAGGCATGCTCTTTAGTCCACTACCGAAGAACTCAACAAATTTACCAACTACACCTTTTTGACGTAACACTTGTGTTACTTTTAATGCAACATCAGTTGCTGTTGTACCACTTGGAAGTGTACCAGTTAATTTCACACCGATTACTTCAGGTACTGGGAAATATGAAGGCTGTCCAAGCATTCCTGCTTCTGCTTCAATACCACCAACGCCCCATCCAAGAACACCGATACCATTAATCATTGTTGTATGTGAGTCTGTTCCAACTAATGAATCTGGGTATGCAACTAAGTCACCTTCAGCATTTTTCACCGCATGAACAACCGGTGCTAAATATTCAAGGTTTACTTGGTGTACAATACCTGTTGCTGGTGGAACTGCACGGTAGTTATCAAATGATTTCTGTGCCCAGCTTAAAAATTTATAACGTTCTTCATTACGTTTAAACTCTAAGTC
This Bacillus mycoides DNA region includes the following protein-coding sequences:
- a CDS encoding anaerobic ribonucleoside triphosphate reductase, whose translation is MLKQNVRGEGLMKVFETIIHGNEQDLMQENANVDGRSPMGVMGTFASESAKYYAVANLLSDQVKKAIDQNILYPHDLDFYATGTTTCSQIPLAQMLADGFHTGHGHMRQPQDIKSALALSSIIFQANQNMQHGGQSFALFDIDLAPYVRKTVERHKKRLQSYPLTKEQIEEFAWKETENDTYQACEAFVHNSNSMHSRGGGQVPFISINYGTDTSKEGRLLIKQLLKATQAGLGKGETPIFPIQIFKMKKGVNFEECDPNYDLFELALETTVERLFPNFSFLDAPFNAVHYDGRPESEVCYMGCRTRVMSNIHGEETAIGRGNLSFTSINLVKLALISGSKEAFFEALSYYLDLGVKQLLERFAYQCTKRARDFQFLYSQGVWRGGETLQPEDAVAPILKQGTLSLGFIGLAECLVALTGKHHGENEESWKLGYEIISFMRKRMDKATEEHQLNFSVIATPAEGLSGKFVKKDREEFGEISGVTNHNYYTNSFHVPVYYNIQAIDKIRLEGPFHALCNGGHITYIELDGAAVHNQKALKQIVQAMAQYGVGYGSINHPVDRCKCCSYHGIIGNECPSCGNKDENEIERIRRITGYLVGDMSKWNSAKRSEEMDRVKHK
- the plsY gene encoding glycerol-3-phosphate 1-O-acyltransferase PlsY, producing MIITYLLFIVAYLLGSIPFALVVGKIGYGIDIREHGSGNLGGTNTFRTLGKKAGFIVTIADILKGTLATGLPIIFGSDIHPLWFGLAAVLGHVYPIFAKFRGGKAVATSAGVLLCYSPVVFAILAVVFFSLLFTTRYVSLSSMITAVVAVIASIVSGDKIFIIAMCLLAGMVIYKHRANIGRIINKTEPKANFSKKQK
- a CDS encoding HesB/YadR/YfhF family protein, coding for MNLSVTKEAAQWYKNELNLQSGETLRLFVQYGGCSTVQKGLSLGIRKDDPAHPAVQTQEEGINFFIEGDDEWFFDGHNLSVTLNDGDDFPQFNYEK
- a CDS encoding acyl-CoA thioesterase encodes the protein MFVAEYEVEIRYAETDQMGVVYHSNYLVWLELGRTKLIQELGFSYVEMEKEGIISPVLDLQISYRKAMRYGEKAIVKTWIDTVSPLRVVYGYEIYNGDGELCITASTTNICAKKEGFRPVSFKKLYPEWYAKYEEIKKK
- a CDS encoding glycosyl hydrolase family 18 protein; amino-acid sequence: MIQIVTVRSGDSVYSLASKYGSTPEEIVKDNGLNPAETLVVGQALIVNTKGNNYYVQPGDSLYRISQTYSVPLASLAKVNNLSLKSILHVGQQLYIPKGTKRAVESIAYLQPSTIPIKESLVNATRAINPFLTYLAYFSFEAKRDGTLKEPTETAKIANIATQGKTIPMLVITNIENGNFSTELASVFLRDAMIQNKFITNILQTAEKYGMRDIHFDFENVAPEDREAYNRFLRNVKTRLPSGYTLSTTLVPKTSSNQKGKFFEAHDYKAQGQIVDFVVIMTYDWGWQGGPPMAISPIGPVKEVLQYAKSQMPPQKIMMGQNLYGFDWKLPFKQGNPPAKAISSVAAVALARKYNVPIRYDFTAQAPHFNYFDENGVQHEVWFEDSRSVQSKFNLMKEQGIGGISYWKIGLPFPQNWRLLVENFTITKKG
- the sspN gene encoding acid-soluble spore protein SspN, producing MGNPKKNSKDFAPNQIGTQSKKAGGNKGKQMQDQTGKQPIVDNG
- a CDS encoding FbpB family small basic protein, translating into MRRSRRKSFEELVNENKQQLLSDRDAIDRIEERIEKRYAMKLFKQAE
- a CDS encoding 3'-5' exonuclease gives rise to the protein MGNVSLPLDYVVIDFETTGFNPYNDKIIQVAAVKYRNHELVDQFVSYVNPERPIPSRITSLTGITNYRVSDAPTIEEVLPLFLAFLHTNVIVAHNASFDMRFLKSNVNMLGLPEPKNKVIDTVFLAKKYMKYAPNHKLETLKRMLGIRLSSHNAFDDCITCAAVYQKCASIEEEGKRKVQKEVLDETVAYEAVKEILMRNKRDIEWIRCMNVGSYLDIKAFYPIIRMKVNGRKKYVLTEKMEDDVIGICTSLTCEAALKSEIGNTRIMIDSVEDILKLESYILEEYDSVLRALHEYRVNEEDAEEEIKKYLNIMM
- a CDS encoding redoxin domain-containing protein, giving the protein MWRKLTIIVVLLCLAGYAAYDQFGKKDQVVQGKQEKSEAAMKEMIARNGIEIGKNAPDFELTKLDGTNVKLSDLKGKKVILNFWATWCGPCQKEMPDMETFYKEHKENVEILAINYTPSEKGGGEEKVSNFAKEKGITFPILLDKNIDVTTAYKVITIPTSYFIDTKGVIQDKFIGPMTQKEMEKRIEKLK
- a CDS encoding YmzC family protein, whose product is MGEHPIIKELRYIRIYLVVLVIVLLFFNGERVTEISTNHDSIENIPTSNMTQIAENTFAIQEYNPSLSSERTVKIFNYNPDTNQLTLFKEFSTNDPESYTYQLNKSE